The Cannabis sativa cultivar Pink pepper isolate KNU-18-1 chromosome 8, ASM2916894v1, whole genome shotgun sequence genomic interval TATTAGAGAAAACGGACCAATAGATTCTATGAGTGACTTCCTTGACCGTATAGATGGCTTCATTAAGcttgaagaagccattcagcgaGCAGAAGTCGAGCATAAACCTGGCCAGCCAAAAGCTCCCTCCGCTGGAACATCCATCCAGCTCCCTCAGTACCCAAGCAGTTCAAGCTCGGGTGGTAAGCGGTCCAACAATAACAATAGGCAAGACAATGGGAAAAAGGGAAGTTCGCTGGCAAAACCGAACAGGCCCCAACGAAAATCCTACCAAGTTTACTGCTTTCTCTGTCCTGACAGAAGATTTAGAAACTATCTACATGGCTACTCAGTCATCAGCTCCGTACAAGAAGCTCACACCCATGAAAAAAGACGTAAGCAAAAGAGACATGACCAAGTTCTCCCATTTTCATGGGGATTATGaatatgaattatatatattgtactcttttttctttagctcaggttttgtcaCACTGAGTTTTCCTAACAAGGTTCTAATGaggcaactttttttttttgaagtggTAACTTTATATCATGATAATATACTTGCACTTTATGCAACAAGTAGAGAATTTGTGGGAGTGAGATCATGACATACATATTAACATATGGATTACACTCATAAAGAAGTATCAATACCAGCAATTCTCTATGAAGATCATACTGCTTGCATTACTCAACTAAAAAGAGGATACACTGAAGGAGATATGATTGAAACACATTTTACAAAATTCTTCTTAATACATTTCAAGAGAATACATATTGGTgtccaacatattcaatcaagtgtcaatcatGCATACTTAtgcacaaagttattaccaacattaACGTTTGAGAAGACgacaaataaaattgaaattcgTCAATTAAAAAATCTCCTTGAATATATACCTAAATGAGGAGTTCATTCATACTGTACACTTTTTCTTTtaactaaattttttaattaatgtgacAGATATTATGAATATTCAAGTGGGAGtgttataaaatattatctatATAAATGTACAAATCATCAAAATTAATGTATTAATTATCATTATCAATACTTAattgtatttctttttattttaatattaatttagtttCTTATTATTCTACTCATGCTTTTATATAAATAGGAGTTGatctaattaaaataaactatttaaaaattctagttcaatttctttttctcccctcatcatcttcttcttcttttcttcttttctttctttatttgtttCTCTTCTAAAATGGATCATTCTCTCCATGTtcgaaaaaaagaagaaaaaactgAACGTATAAACAATATATTATAATGAAATCAATGAACATCACTAATTCTTGAAATTGATGAAAAAAACTGTCCCTCAAAACGAATATATTCCAATTTTAAAAGAAGTTAGAAACTGTCCCTAAAAACGAACATATTCCAATTTTAAAAGAAGTTGGAAAATATATAACAGGGTTAGAGTCGGTCGGTTTACAACGATAACAACATAGGAGCAATCAAACTAATTGTAACTTCCAGAATCTGAGACCAACTACACCTACAAAGACGCGTGTAAATCAAATCAAACACACCGATCCATCATCATAGACATAGTTTtcaactaattgaaaaatacttGTTCTATTTTTCCTTATAACAATTAAATCTTTACACCAAATTTGACCTgaaagtattattttattatattttttttaaaagaaaggaTGATGAGGCCACATTGcataattcatatttaattcTGTTAAGCATCTTATACAGTTTTTTTTTGGGAAAGTAGCTTTTAATTTTATCACAGACGCGTTAGCCGACTCAGCCACCCTTCtctttttaactttatttttatcttattatttatttttattttttatcattaATTTTTACCTTCTACGAAACATCCTCTTCGTAGTTCGTAATATATAAATAAGGTCTGCAAACATCTTCATTCATATCCAAGTTTTCAATTATTTCATTCATATCAACAAACTTAGCTTCACTTTTCATATACACAACTTTgaatcttttttcttcttctcaagACCGTCATCTTCACCAATCTCCAAATATGAGTTCTGCTCAGCCATCAGGTACttcaaataatttttcatattatCCATTTCATATTCTTGGAAGATaataatttatatggttataaatgatatttttgttaatttgtgTGATTATTAATTGGGCAGTTTCATCTTATTCCGCCGGACAAGGCCCATATGTGGCTCCACCACCGGCTGGTTATCCCACCATGGACGCCTCTGCTGCTGTTGGGCAACCCCAAAACAGAGTTGAAACCAAATCCAAGGGAGATGGCTTCTGGAAAGGATGGTAAGAAGAAGAATCATCTTAATCAAatcatatacaaatatattatacatatttatatatttatactgatcatataTGCTGTGTGATTGTGCAGTTGTGCTGCCATATGCTGCTGTTGTATGTTGGACGCATGCTTCTGAGGATTCAGGATCATCATCATGACTCATCTTATTCTATGGATTTTTATTTAACACTATTTGTGTTAtatatttgtttgtttgtttttaatttttcatagcTTTTAGTTTGATCATTGTACATGTATGATCACATATTGTATCATCAGACTCAGCACAGGTTGAttgttttataatatattgaataatacTACATTCAGTAGTTCTGCTTTacaaattttacttaaataattatagatTATTACAAAACCAACACATTAAAGATCTCAATTTAGTTTACAAGGAAGGAAAAAGTGTAGAGAATAAGAATAATAACAAGTGGCGTGCTCTGCTGGTGCAACGTCATTACATAACAAGTCATGCCTTGGTGTCAATAATTGTATTTTGTGGATGATGATTCGTCATTAAATATGGGCCGTCAAAGGCCCAATAAGTCAACCAATTATGTCATCTATGACTTATACCTTTGGTCCTTTGGATGCTCTTTGATTTCATcgcttattatttttatttttaagattaagaTATACACTGACGTTATTGTCTTAAATAAGTGAAATTGGTGACATTTCGATTATGATGAGATCACACACCTAATCCTTTCTCCTGCTTTTGTCTGTCTTATATAAACTAGAGTAAATACTAGTTTTGACTTTCTGTTTACAAAAATTATCAATTGggctttttgttttgttaaatgacaaaatagactttatattttctaaaatagtacaaataggaccctgaattgattttttatcaaaataaagtttaattataatccgatctaaaagtactATGACAAAagtgtttacattttttgtatctgttcgtattaagcattgtcttcaagctggttgtattaaaaaaaaattgtcaaaaattaagttcagggtcctatttttactattttagaaaatacagggtccattttgtcatttaacaaaacacagggtccaatctgtaacttttgcaaaacacagggtccaaaatggtatttaccctataaaCTATTGGAAAAAATTTTAATGCACACCCTTCAAATGGACGCACCGATacatctttattaatttttgtatccgaaataattttttagtcaaattttttctcatgattatataaattatagttattttaaaaAACCTGCAAAATTTTATGAAATTCGGAAAAATTTAACACACCGAAAACTGCGTTCAAACTGAGCATTGCACgcatgactattttattttatacgggtgtaaaatagattgtttgaatattattttctatattgtaaattattcctgttgcccctaatttcgcccaatatatgtggaccaatcagacagggacacgtggatcaagcaattcacaatatttgctaagtctttaggcCATAAGATAACGTCCCGGAcgtaggtcccggagaaggcacatggaactcaatatgctcccggaagctcacacaacgctaaggcatctccgcgaggtgtcaggtttctcctgagcaatcaagtcgcattaaatgccgcatgggaggaagcgtgttaggactgctacacgcaataaagtctgacggcacaacctccaaccagcaacgccacagtaatgatcatttaagtctagcgacggctacactgtgaagagtcacgtcaatcaaaaggcaataaggacattccacataaaaaccctacagcacctagggatttgaccatgcattacccatggtatattcattgggaatacccaactttatggatacttacaaatacacttgtaaggacaattctagggattaccccaccaaaaacactataaataccccctcaaagctcattaaatgggatcgagaatcttgggctgcatatgagcaagtagagtaaatactcaccaagaacattctctgtatttataagggtgaaattctcccaagtataatatctgtattaaatacatccataaat includes:
- the LOC133030281 gene encoding protein CYSTEINE-RICH TRANSMEMBRANE MODULE 9; the protein is MSSAQPSVSSYSAGQGPYVAPPPAGYPTMDASAAVGQPQNRVETKSKGDGFWKGCCAAICCCCMLDACF